In Pseudomonas lalkuanensis, the following are encoded in one genomic region:
- a CDS encoding tryptophan synthase subunit beta encodes MLYIQRDEDGNLIRVEAAEFDQMTGTLPADDQEIQGWYANLAMQSSLLQLKQSDLDMIRVLDDLITVLMTKGLIRITDLPPAAQSKLLSRNQAREALGGISRLIVEEEEEAGSGLI; translated from the coding sequence ATGCTCTATATCCAGCGCGATGAAGACGGAAACCTGATTCGCGTCGAAGCAGCCGAATTCGACCAAATGACCGGCACACTGCCGGCTGACGACCAGGAAATTCAGGGCTGGTACGCCAACCTGGCGATGCAGAGCAGCCTGCTGCAATTGAAACAGAGCGACCTGGACATGATCCGGGTACTCGACGACCTGATCACGGTGCTGATGACCAAGGGTCTGATCCGCATCACCGACCTGCCGCCAGCGGCCCAATCCAAGCTGCTCAGCCGGAACCAGGCGCGGGAAGCCCTGGGTGGCATCTCGCGGTTGATCGTCGAAGAGGAAGAAGAAGCGGGATCAGGGCTCATCTGA
- the lapD gene encoding cyclic di-GMP receptor LapD, which yields MSLFKQLLIAICLFLVVAFSGSFTVGLESSREQYVNQLRSHAQDAATALGLSLTPHIDDPAMVELMVSSIFDSGYYESIRVIDLASGQVLVERTGVPDAAGAQVPQWFVSLIGLQSVGGDAIVSRGWQQAARVEVKSHPLFALARLWQSALGSLGWLLACGLVSAGLGAFLLRRQLRPLDYMVEQSHAIARREFLSLPELPRTPELRRVVQAMNQMVEKLKALFQEQAERSERLRDEAYKDSLTGLANRRYFEMQLQARLSAEDHASAGYLFLLRLHDLAGLNQRLGGQRTDQLLVAVAELLRQVVAGQGAGQLVARSRGGDFALLIPGLVAEEAELLAQRLDAGLANLVTTGAADALPVAHMGLVPFSPGEALADLLRLADEALAKAESQAERTWASLTQGDAPSVGDERHAWHQLLDRALGQRQLQLYFQPVVDSRDRSRVLHYKVLSRLRDERGENIPAGRFLPWLQRFGWMARLDLLMLELVLQQMAGHGETLALNLSGALLREPRALEKAFELLRKHSQLGPRLVLELEEDQLPEQAVLEQLTRRLRDLGFSLSLQHFGGRFSMIGNLARLGLAYLKVDGSYIRAIDLEADKRLFIEAMQRAAHSIDLPLIAERVETEGELLVLQGMGIRGVQGQLFGAPAPWR from the coding sequence ATGTCTCTGTTCAAACAGTTGTTGATCGCCATCTGCCTGTTCCTGGTGGTCGCCTTCAGCGGCAGTTTCACGGTCGGCCTGGAGAGTTCGCGCGAGCAGTACGTCAATCAGCTGCGCTCCCACGCCCAGGACGCGGCGACCGCCCTCGGCCTGTCGCTGACCCCGCATATCGACGATCCGGCGATGGTCGAGCTGATGGTCAGCTCCATCTTCGACAGCGGCTATTACGAGAGCATCCGGGTCATCGACCTTGCCAGCGGCCAAGTGCTGGTAGAGCGCACCGGCGTACCCGACGCGGCTGGCGCCCAGGTGCCGCAGTGGTTCGTCAGCCTGATCGGCCTGCAATCGGTCGGCGGCGACGCCATCGTCAGCCGTGGCTGGCAGCAGGCGGCGCGGGTGGAGGTGAAGAGCCATCCGCTGTTCGCGCTTGCCCGGCTCTGGCAGAGCGCACTGGGCAGCCTTGGCTGGCTGCTGGCCTGTGGCCTGGTCAGCGCCGGCCTCGGCGCCTTCCTGTTGCGACGTCAGCTGAGGCCCCTGGATTACATGGTGGAGCAGTCCCACGCCATCGCCCGTCGTGAGTTCCTCAGCCTGCCGGAATTGCCGCGTACCCCTGAGCTGCGCCGTGTGGTGCAGGCGATGAACCAGATGGTGGAGAAGCTCAAGGCGCTGTTCCAGGAACAGGCCGAGCGCAGCGAACGGCTGCGCGACGAAGCCTACAAGGACAGCCTGACCGGGCTGGCCAACCGCCGCTACTTCGAAATGCAGCTGCAGGCGCGCCTCAGCGCCGAGGACCATGCCAGTGCCGGTTACCTGTTCCTGCTGCGCCTGCACGACCTCGCCGGACTCAACCAGCGCCTGGGTGGCCAACGCACCGACCAGTTGTTGGTGGCGGTGGCCGAGTTGCTCCGGCAGGTGGTGGCGGGGCAGGGCGCGGGCCAGTTGGTGGCACGCAGCCGGGGTGGCGACTTCGCCCTGCTGATACCCGGCCTGGTGGCCGAAGAGGCCGAGCTGTTGGCCCAGCGTCTGGATGCCGGCCTGGCGAACCTGGTGACCACGGGGGCCGCCGATGCGTTGCCGGTGGCCCATATGGGGCTGGTGCCGTTCAGTCCGGGCGAAGCGCTCGCCGACCTGTTGCGTCTGGCCGACGAGGCCCTGGCCAAGGCGGAAAGCCAGGCGGAGCGGACCTGGGCCAGCCTGACCCAGGGTGATGCGCCCAGCGTGGGCGACGAGCGCCATGCCTGGCATCAACTGCTGGATCGGGCACTTGGCCAGCGTCAGTTGCAGCTCTATTTCCAGCCGGTGGTGGATAGTCGTGATCGTTCGCGGGTGCTGCACTACAAGGTGCTGTCGCGCTTGCGCGACGAGCGTGGCGAGAACATACCGGCCGGTCGCTTCCTGCCCTGGCTGCAGCGCTTTGGCTGGATGGCGCGTCTCGACCTGCTGATGCTGGAGTTGGTCCTGCAGCAGATGGCCGGCCACGGCGAAACCCTGGCACTCAACCTCTCCGGTGCGCTGTTGCGCGAGCCCCGGGCGTTGGAGAAAGCCTTCGAGCTGCTCCGCAAGCACTCCCAACTGGGGCCGCGACTGGTGCTGGAGCTGGAAGAGGATCAACTGCCGGAGCAGGCCGTGCTGGAGCAACTCACCCGTCGTCTGCGAGACCTGGGTTTCAGCCTCAGCCTTCAGCACTTCGGTGGCCGCTTCAGCATGATTGGCAACCTGGCCCGCCTGGGCCTGGCCTACCTGAAGGTGGACGGTAGCTATATCCGCGCCATCGACCTGGAAGCCGACAAGCGCCTGTTCATCGAAGCCATGCAACGTGCCGCCCACAGCATCGACCTGCCGCTGATCGCCGAGCGCGTGGAAACCGAAGGTGAACTGCTCGTGCTGCAGGGGATGGGCATCCGGGGCGTTCAGGGCCAGCTGTTTGGTGCGCCGGCGCCCTGGCGCTGA
- the lapG gene encoding cysteine protease LapG has product MVRGSVQAWRAWRGRRRPALAAALLAALLAGALQADWDFTLISRRAENLYGPLGPGKQRIDDWQATLGRLAGADEKMQLEEVNRFFNARLRFRDDRELWGETDYWATPVQALRIGAGDCEDFAIAKYFSLRQLGVPSEKLRITYVKALRLNQAHMVLTYYASPDAMPLVLDNLVGIIRPANQRTDLMPVYAFNAEGLWLAGSGGGKQVGDAKRLSRWQELLKKMNAEGFPVGPAR; this is encoded by the coding sequence ATGGTCCGAGGTAGCGTGCAGGCCTGGCGTGCTTGGCGGGGACGGCGTAGGCCAGCCCTGGCGGCGGCGTTGCTGGCGGCACTGCTGGCCGGCGCATTGCAGGCGGACTGGGATTTCACCCTGATCAGTCGCCGCGCCGAAAACCTCTACGGCCCCCTTGGCCCCGGCAAGCAGCGAATCGATGACTGGCAGGCGACCCTGGGACGCCTTGCCGGTGCAGACGAGAAGATGCAACTGGAAGAGGTGAACCGCTTCTTCAACGCCAGATTGCGCTTTCGCGACGACCGCGAACTCTGGGGCGAAACCGATTACTGGGCGACTCCCGTGCAGGCCCTGCGCATAGGCGCCGGGGACTGCGAGGACTTCGCCATCGCCAAGTACTTCAGCCTGCGCCAGCTCGGTGTGCCCAGCGAGAAGCTGCGCATTACCTACGTCAAGGCGTTGCGCCTGAACCAGGCGCACATGGTGCTGACCTACTACGCATCTCCGGATGCCATGCCGCTGGTGCTGGACAACCTGGTCGGCATCATCCGTCCTGCCAATCAGCGTACCGACCTGATGCCGGTCTACGCCTTCAACGCCGAGGGTCTGTGGCTGGCTGGAAGCGGCGGCGGCAAGCAGGTGGGGGATGCCAAGCGGCTGTCACGCTGGCAGGAGTTGCTCAAGAAAATGAATGCTGAGGGCTTCCCCGTGGGGCCCGCCCGATAG
- a CDS encoding DUF1145 domain-containing protein encodes MHFLSFAKGALAMFWLVALLNLAYPFGEPLHRPLLLAAGAILLAHVGEAVLFNRKLKARPYPWLERLQVLLFGFLHLRGLR; translated from the coding sequence ATGCACTTCCTGTCCTTTGCCAAAGGCGCGCTGGCGATGTTCTGGCTGGTGGCCCTGCTCAACCTCGCCTACCCCTTCGGCGAGCCGCTGCATCGACCCTTGCTGCTGGCGGCCGGCGCGATCCTGCTGGCCCATGTGGGCGAGGCGGTTCTGTTCAATCGCAAGCTGAAGGCACGCCCGTATCCCTGGCTGGAGCGTCTGCAAGTGCTGCTGTTCGGTTTCCTCCATCTGCGCGGGCTGCGCTGA
- a CDS encoding alkyl/aryl-sulfatase: protein MRITTRFSGLLLAAALPLGADAALPEESIEPSINAELAEHTRHFDEKVYKIADNVYSAVGWNLANSVMIVAPEGLVIVDTGESAEQSRKVLAEFRKISEKPIKAIVYTHFHPDHINGVKGFVSEEQVKAGEVQIYAQETLLENVVTQGALVGPILGMRSGYSFGAALPDADRKDMNAGLGPLAHEAKSTFIAPTITFKDKLDTTIAGLPVQFLHVPSEAPDEIVLFLPQNKVLISAEVTQGPTLPNIHTLRGTKFRDPVVWVNSLDKLRAYQADYMVPLHGQPVSGKDKVEEVLRMTRDAIAYVHDQTVRWMNKGLTPDELVEKVQLPPYLAGYTPYLREYYGTVKHSVRQIYQGYLGWFQGDPVDLDPVPPVEKAKRLVELMGGREKVLLAAGDAYLKGDYQWAAELAGYAIRIDHDDQLAREIKARSFRRLGYASMNINWRNWYLMSAMELEGKLDGDASLQLSQTMRNAFLSPDMLKNLPARIFLQNWVTRLDPEKSADVNLTLGFVFPDIKEEWALEVRRGVAELHKGIPEGTTLKLTFDKTYLDTVISGENGLLKGALLGDVKVDGNLLDIKTFLGCFDFEETPIALTLR from the coding sequence ATGCGCATCACTACCCGATTCAGCGGCCTGCTCCTGGCCGCCGCGCTGCCCCTGGGCGCCGACGCCGCACTGCCGGAAGAGTCCATCGAACCGAGCATCAATGCAGAACTGGCCGAGCACACCCGGCACTTCGACGAGAAGGTCTACAAGATCGCCGACAACGTGTACTCGGCGGTGGGCTGGAACCTCGCCAACAGCGTGATGATCGTGGCACCCGAAGGGCTGGTCATCGTCGACACCGGTGAGTCGGCCGAGCAGTCGCGCAAGGTGCTCGCGGAGTTCCGCAAGATCAGCGAAAAGCCGATCAAGGCCATCGTCTACACCCACTTCCACCCGGACCACATCAACGGTGTGAAGGGCTTCGTCAGCGAGGAACAGGTGAAGGCGGGCGAGGTGCAGATCTACGCCCAGGAAACCCTGCTGGAGAACGTGGTGACCCAGGGGGCGCTGGTCGGCCCGATCCTCGGCATGCGCTCGGGCTACAGCTTCGGTGCAGCGCTGCCGGACGCCGACAGGAAGGACATGAACGCTGGCCTCGGCCCCCTGGCCCATGAAGCTAAATCCACCTTCATCGCGCCCACCATCACCTTCAAGGACAAGCTGGACACCACCATCGCCGGTCTGCCGGTGCAGTTCCTCCACGTGCCCAGCGAGGCACCGGACGAGATCGTGCTGTTCCTGCCGCAGAACAAGGTACTGATCAGCGCCGAAGTCACCCAGGGCCCGACCCTGCCGAACATCCATACCCTGCGCGGCACCAAGTTCCGCGACCCGGTGGTGTGGGTGAACAGCCTCGACAAGCTGCGTGCCTACCAGGCCGACTACATGGTGCCGCTGCACGGCCAGCCGGTGAGCGGCAAGGACAAGGTGGAGGAGGTTCTGCGCATGACCCGCGACGCCATCGCCTACGTCCACGACCAGACCGTGCGCTGGATGAACAAGGGCCTGACACCCGACGAACTGGTCGAGAAGGTCCAGCTGCCGCCCTACCTGGCCGGATACACGCCCTACCTGCGGGAGTACTACGGCACCGTGAAGCACAGCGTTCGGCAGATCTATCAGGGCTACCTGGGCTGGTTCCAGGGTGACCCGGTGGACCTCGACCCTGTCCCTCCCGTGGAGAAGGCCAAGCGCCTGGTGGAACTGATGGGCGGTCGCGAGAAAGTGCTGTTAGCCGCCGGCGACGCCTACCTCAAGGGCGACTACCAGTGGGCTGCCGAACTGGCGGGCTACGCCATCCGCATCGATCACGACGACCAACTGGCCCGAGAGATCAAGGCGCGCAGCTTCCGTCGCCTGGGCTACGCCAGCATGAACATCAACTGGCGCAACTGGTACCTGATGAGCGCCATGGAGCTGGAGGGCAAGCTGGATGGCGACGCCTCGCTGCAGCTGTCCCAGACCATGCGCAATGCCTTCCTCTCGCCGGACATGCTGAAGAACCTGCCGGCGCGGATCTTCCTGCAGAACTGGGTGACACGCCTGGACCCGGAAAAGAGCGCTGACGTGAACCTGACCCTGGGCTTCGTCTTCCCCGACATCAAGGAAGAGTGGGCGCTGGAAGTTCGCCGTGGCGTGGCCGAGCTGCACAAGGGGATTCCCGAAGGCACCACGCTCAAGCTGACCTTCGACAAGACCTACCTCGATACCGTCATCAGTGGCGAGAACGGTCTGCTCAAGGGTGCCCTGCTGGGCGACGTGAAGGTGGACGGCAACCTGCTGGACATCAAGACTTTCCTCGGCTGCTTCGACTTCGAGGAAACGCCCATCGCCCTGACCTTGCGCTGA
- a CDS encoding LysR family transcriptional regulator, which translates to MNDLRQLRHFVALAEHGHFARAAEAVNLSQPALSRSIQALEASLGCSLLDRAPRQISLTAHGRLVLEHARRLLDGSRALHSAVTQLDNLDSGELRLGAGPYPAARLVPRALGRFASRHPGVRVQLTLENWHSLRQRLLDDAIELFVADIREFDGDPLLDIIPLRRHPGTLFCRPGHPLLARDRVRLTDLAAYALAGTQLPVEVARAIGELAGNEKPLAIECDNFMVLKAVVAGSDVVSMAPWDVVAEDVMAGRLAMLEPIASTRTLSAYGVVTHAARSLSPAARALKELLLEEDRDFSAI; encoded by the coding sequence ATGAACGACCTTCGCCAGCTCCGCCATTTCGTCGCCCTCGCCGAGCATGGCCACTTCGCCCGCGCGGCGGAAGCGGTGAATCTCAGCCAGCCCGCCCTCAGCCGCAGTATCCAGGCCCTGGAGGCCAGCCTGGGTTGCAGCCTGCTGGACCGGGCGCCACGCCAGATCAGCCTGACGGCCCACGGCCGGCTGGTGCTCGAGCATGCCCGGCGCCTGCTGGACGGCAGCCGCGCCCTGCACAGCGCGGTGACCCAGCTGGACAATCTCGACAGCGGCGAACTGCGCCTGGGTGCCGGCCCCTACCCCGCCGCACGCCTGGTTCCCAGAGCTCTCGGACGTTTCGCCAGCCGCCACCCTGGCGTTCGCGTGCAACTCACCCTGGAGAACTGGCACAGCCTGCGCCAGCGTCTGCTGGACGACGCCATCGAGCTGTTCGTCGCTGATATCCGCGAGTTCGACGGCGATCCCCTGCTGGACATCATTCCCCTGCGCCGCCATCCCGGCACCCTGTTCTGCCGCCCCGGCCACCCTCTGCTGGCGCGGGACCGGGTGCGACTGACTGACCTTGCCGCCTATGCACTGGCCGGCACGCAACTGCCCGTGGAAGTGGCCCGCGCCATCGGCGAGCTTGCCGGCAATGAAAAACCGCTGGCGATCGAGTGCGACAACTTCATGGTGCTGAAGGCGGTAGTCGCCGGAAGTGATGTGGTCAGCATGGCCCCCTGGGATGTGGTCGCCGAGGACGTCATGGCCGGTCGACTGGCCATGCTGGAGCCGATTGCCAGCACCAGGACCCTATCGGCCTATGGCGTCGTCACCCATGCCGCGCGCAGCCTGTCTCCGGCTGCGCGGGCGTTGAAGGAACTGTTGCTGGAAGAGGACCGGGACTTCTCCGCCATCTAG
- a CDS encoding DUF2157 domain-containing protein, whose amino-acid sequence MPPLSRDQAQRRADDIQAFYREVERLHEEQTLLLSPEQIDQLDEHHRQLLADYRDAFDIDPDAQARRLSLGMRIASLLGALALAASLLFFFYQFWGWFPETAQVGVLAGFSVGSLLLTLLLRRRDSSGYFAGLAAVLAFACFVLNVVMLGQIFNITPSDKALLPWAAYALLLAYACEVRLLLAAGLACSMAFIATRLTSWSGLFWLDCTERPEHLLPAGLLIFLVPQFISQARYSGFAAIYRVMGLLGLFVPLLVLANWAAGSYLPWPRDLVEGFYQIVGFTGAALAIWLGNRRDWPDVMHTGLLFFVLFLFIKLFDWWWEVMPKYLFFLILGLVAVLILLVLGRLRRAHKGGHHA is encoded by the coding sequence ATGCCGCCGCTCAGCCGCGACCAGGCGCAACGCCGCGCCGACGATATCCAGGCCTTCTACCGGGAGGTGGAGCGCTTGCATGAAGAGCAGACCCTGCTGCTCTCCCCCGAACAGATCGACCAACTGGACGAACACCATCGCCAGTTGCTGGCAGACTATCGAGACGCCTTCGATATCGACCCGGATGCCCAGGCCCGACGCCTCTCCCTCGGCATGCGCATCGCATCCTTGCTGGGTGCCCTCGCGCTGGCGGCCAGCCTGCTGTTCTTCTTCTATCAGTTCTGGGGCTGGTTCCCGGAAACCGCCCAGGTGGGCGTTCTCGCTGGCTTCTCGGTGGGCAGCCTGCTGCTGACCCTGCTGCTGCGCCGACGCGACTCGTCCGGTTATTTCGCCGGGCTGGCGGCAGTCCTGGCCTTCGCCTGTTTCGTGCTCAACGTGGTCATGCTCGGGCAAATCTTCAACATCACCCCCAGCGACAAGGCACTGCTGCCCTGGGCCGCCTATGCCCTGCTGCTGGCCTATGCCTGCGAAGTACGTCTGCTGCTGGCGGCCGGCCTGGCCTGCAGCATGGCCTTCATCGCCACCCGGCTGACGAGCTGGAGCGGGCTCTTCTGGCTGGACTGCACCGAACGGCCGGAACACCTGCTGCCCGCCGGTTTGCTGATCTTCCTGGTGCCGCAGTTCATTTCCCAGGCGCGCTATAGCGGCTTCGCCGCGATCTACCGGGTAATGGGCCTGCTCGGGCTGTTCGTGCCACTGCTGGTGCTGGCCAACTGGGCGGCAGGCAGCTATCTGCCCTGGCCACGCGACCTGGTGGAAGGCTTCTACCAGATCGTGGGATTCACCGGCGCGGCGCTGGCCATCTGGCTCGGCAATCGCCGCGACTGGCCTGACGTGATGCATACCGGCCTGCTGTTTTTCGTGCTTTTCCTCTTCATCAAGCTGTTCGACTGGTGGTGGGAGGTCATGCCGAAGTACCTGTTCTTCCTCATCCTCGGACTGGTCGCCGTGCTCATCCTGCTGGTACTCGGCCGCTTGCGCCGAGCCCACAAGGGGGGACACCACGCATGA
- a CDS encoding DUF4824 family protein, whose amino-acid sequence MKARTALLSGLALIGLTNAIALGGVWFNRSGEPDSRLLLSERELHRDHDWTLRENSGLALRLDWRLPSDPNSDDLYQRLPLDDAKLQQLGFTAGDREGLRFDNRNREVLVVLELDGPARKAELERARQRLTEAEGELRAKPADKRRQDAERAARDYLEQEEKRDSRLFAVDVGLDREALRVRHADRSRYAIVRGSVNAWVRDGQLTGQIGSLRISEINVPHAWREALGEELARDRHSESPPRFRLWMSIGQRLEPWIDSAPEFQRRGRQGTPDDVDSLASSTRP is encoded by the coding sequence ATGAAAGCCCGCACTGCCCTGCTCAGCGGCCTCGCGCTGATCGGCCTGACCAACGCCATCGCCCTGGGCGGCGTCTGGTTCAACCGCAGTGGCGAACCGGACAGCCGCCTGCTGCTTTCCGAACGCGAACTGCACCGCGACCACGACTGGACCCTGCGCGAAAACAGCGGCCTTGCCCTGCGCCTGGACTGGCGACTGCCCAGCGACCCGAATAGCGACGATCTCTACCAGCGTCTGCCGCTCGATGACGCCAAGCTGCAGCAACTGGGCTTCACCGCTGGCGACCGCGAAGGGCTGCGCTTCGATAATCGTAACCGCGAGGTGTTGGTGGTACTCGAACTGGACGGCCCCGCGCGCAAGGCCGAACTGGAGCGCGCCCGGCAGCGCCTGACGGAGGCCGAAGGCGAGTTGCGCGCAAAGCCTGCGGACAAGCGCAGACAGGACGCCGAACGCGCCGCCCGCGACTATCTTGAGCAGGAGGAAAAACGCGACAGCCGCCTGTTTGCGGTAGACGTGGGACTGGATCGAGAAGCCCTGCGCGTGCGTCACGCCGATCGCAGCCGCTACGCCATCGTGCGCGGCAGCGTCAACGCCTGGGTTCGCGACGGACAGCTCACCGGCCAGATCGGCAGCCTGCGCATCAGCGAAATCAACGTACCCCATGCCTGGCGCGAAGCACTGGGTGAGGAGCTGGCGCGCGACCGCCACAGCGAATCGCCCCCGCGCTTCCGACTGTGGATGAGCATCGGCCAACGGCTGGAACCCTGGATCGATTCGGCGCCCGAGTTTCAGCGCCGCGGCCGTCAAGGAACGCCCGACGACGTCGATAGCCTGGCGTCAAGTACCCGTCCGTGA
- a CDS encoding sensor domain-containing diguanylate cyclase: MPLQEHTKQSHRLLVITLVLLLGCGFLATSLVSYQASLKSIRNTIINTELPLTSDNVYSEIQKDLVRPILISSMMSRDTFVRDWVMQGEKNAEPMTRYLREVQEHYGAFTSFFISDRTLTYYQTKGVLKQVSPKEPRDIWYFRVRDMKEPYEINVDVDMANQDRLTIFINYKVFDYDGKFLGATGVGLTVDAVIKLIDEYQRRYDRSVYFVDTSGRIVLTGANGGPLGARVGQKLSEVPGLEDLQARLGRPQTGKFAYQERGRDHYLNVRYIPELDWYLFVDKHEGGLLAGLRNTLYLNLLICLLVTAIILVLVTRLMRRYQHRIAALATTDSLTGLPNRRGFELLAGQALQEARRDRKPLTALLLDLDHFKLLNDTYGHQAGDQVLQGFAQNLRDGLRQSDIVCRWGGEEFIILLKDTGNATAHQLAEKVRGEVAAQRYPFRGVNLQVTTSIGLAEMHPDDSLDSLIGRADRGLYRAKQSGRNCVCVEPSGNHDAL; this comes from the coding sequence ATGCCGCTACAAGAACACACCAAGCAAAGCCACCGCCTGCTGGTCATCACACTGGTACTGCTGCTTGGCTGCGGTTTTCTGGCCACTTCCCTGGTCAGCTACCAGGCGTCGCTCAAGTCCATTCGCAACACCATCATCAACACCGAGCTGCCGCTGACCTCGGACAACGTCTACTCGGAAATCCAGAAGGATCTCGTTCGGCCCATCCTGATCTCCTCCATGATGAGCCGCGACACCTTCGTGCGTGACTGGGTGATGCAAGGTGAAAAGAACGCCGAGCCCATGACCCGCTACCTGCGCGAAGTGCAGGAGCACTACGGTGCCTTCACCTCGTTCTTCATTTCCGACCGCACCCTCACCTACTACCAGACCAAGGGCGTGCTCAAACAGGTGAGCCCGAAGGAACCACGGGACATCTGGTACTTCCGCGTGCGGGACATGAAGGAGCCGTACGAGATCAATGTCGATGTGGACATGGCCAACCAGGACCGGTTGACCATCTTCATCAACTACAAGGTGTTCGACTACGACGGCAAGTTTCTCGGCGCCACAGGCGTCGGCCTGACGGTGGACGCGGTGATCAAGCTGATCGACGAATACCAGCGCCGCTACGATCGCAGCGTGTACTTCGTCGACACCAGCGGGCGTATCGTCCTGACCGGAGCCAACGGCGGCCCGCTGGGAGCGCGGGTCGGCCAGAAGCTGTCAGAAGTGCCCGGGCTGGAGGACCTGCAGGCCAGACTGGGACGCCCGCAGACAGGCAAGTTCGCGTATCAGGAACGCGGTCGCGACCACTACCTGAATGTGCGCTACATCCCCGAGCTGGACTGGTACCTGTTCGTCGACAAGCACGAGGGCGGCCTGCTCGCGGGCCTGCGCAATACGCTTTACCTCAACCTGCTGATCTGCCTGCTGGTGACCGCCATCATACTGGTCCTGGTGACTCGCCTGATGCGCCGCTACCAGCACCGCATCGCCGCTCTGGCCACCACCGACAGCCTGACCGGCCTGCCCAACCGGCGAGGCTTCGAGCTGCTCGCCGGCCAGGCGCTGCAGGAAGCCCGACGCGACCGCAAGCCGCTGACGGCGCTGCTGCTGGATCTGGATCACTTCAAACTGCTCAACGACACCTACGGCCACCAGGCCGGCGACCAGGTGCTGCAGGGCTTCGCCCAGAACCTGCGCGACGGCCTGCGCCAATCGGACATCGTCTGTCGTTGGGGTGGCGAGGAGTTCATCATCCTGCTGAAAGATACAGGCAACGCCACGGCCCACCAGCTTGCGGAGAAAGTCCGTGGCGAAGTGGCCGCGCAGCGCTATCCCTTCAGGGGGGTGAACCTGCAGGTGACCACCAGCATCGGCCTCGCCGAGATGCACCCGGACGATTCCCTGGACAGCCTGATCGGCCGCGCCGACCGCGGCCTCTACCGGGCCAAGCAATCCGGCCGCAATTGCGTATGCGTGGAGCCTTCGGGAAATCACGACGCGTTGTGA
- the modC gene encoding molybdenum ABC transporter ATP-binding protein, which translates to MQQIRARFNLRHPDFVLEADLALPGRGVSALFGHSGSGKTSLLRCIAGLERAAEGFLEVNGEVWQDSARGHFLPTHKRPLGYVFQEASLFEHLSVRRNLEFGQRRVPAQDLRVELDHAVELLGIGHLLERMPGYLSGGERQRVGIARALLTSPRLLLMDEPLAALDLKRKGEILPYLERLHDELDVPLLYVSHSPDEVARLADHLVLLDNGRVLASGPLDQTLSRLDLPIAQEDEAGVVIEGCVQGFDPRYQLLTLALPGSSLSVRVAHSPVAEGRALRFRVLARDVSLSLEKQRDSSILNLLPARVVEEFPAANPAHVLVRLDVDGAPMLARITRFSRDQLGLYPGQSIWAQIKSVALLA; encoded by the coding sequence ATGCAACAGATTCGCGCACGTTTCAACCTGCGCCACCCGGACTTCGTCCTGGAGGCCGATCTGGCTCTGCCGGGACGCGGCGTCAGCGCCCTGTTCGGCCATTCCGGATCGGGCAAGACCAGCCTGCTGCGCTGCATCGCCGGCCTGGAACGGGCCGCCGAGGGCTTCCTGGAAGTGAATGGCGAGGTCTGGCAGGACAGCGCCCGGGGCCACTTCCTGCCCACCCACAAGCGGCCGCTGGGCTATGTGTTCCAGGAGGCGAGCCTGTTCGAGCACCTCTCGGTGCGACGTAACCTCGAGTTCGGTCAGCGGCGTGTTCCCGCGCAGGATCTCCGGGTCGAGCTGGACCATGCGGTGGAACTGCTCGGCATCGGCCACCTGCTGGAACGTATGCCGGGCTACCTTTCCGGCGGCGAGCGCCAGCGTGTCGGCATCGCCCGCGCCTTGCTGACCAGCCCGCGCCTGCTGCTGATGGATGAACCCCTGGCGGCGCTGGATCTCAAGCGCAAGGGCGAAATCCTTCCCTACCTGGAGCGCCTGCATGACGAACTGGACGTTCCGCTGCTCTACGTCAGCCATTCGCCAGATGAAGTGGCGCGCCTGGCCGATCACCTGGTATTGCTGGACAACGGCCGGGTGCTGGCCAGCGGGCCGCTCGACCAGACCCTGTCACGCCTCGACCTGCCCATCGCCCAGGAAGACGAAGCGGGCGTGGTGATCGAAGGTTGCGTGCAAGGATTCGATCCGCGCTACCAGTTGCTGACCCTGGCCTTGCCCGGCAGCTCGCTGAGTGTACGGGTGGCCCATTCTCCGGTTGCCGAGGGCCGCGCGCTGCGCTTCCGGGTGCTGGCGCGGGACGTCAGCCTTAGCCTGGAGAAGCAGCGCGACAGCAGTATCCTCAACCTGTTGCCAGCACGGGTGGTGGAAGAGTTTCCGGCCGCCAACCCGGCCCATGTGCTGGTGCGCCTAGATGTGGACGGTGCGCCCATGCTCGCGCGCATCACCCGCTTTTCCCGTGATCAGTTGGGTCTCTACCCGGGGCAGTCGATCTGGGCGCAGATCAAGTCCGTAGCATTGCTGGCCTGA